Part of the Oryctolagus cuniculus unplaced genomic scaffold, mOryCun1.1 SCAFFOLD_55, whole genome shotgun sequence genome, TTCTTTAGCTCCTGAGAACTTGAAGGGCTCTGATTTATAATACTTCAGGAGGTCCTTTAAGCCGACAGCAAGTCAGAGTGAGGAATCCAGGCAACAAGTAGGGTACAGGTTACTCCACTAAAAAAGCCAGCCGTGCTTCCTGGACAAGGAGAGACCCTTACAAGGCATCTTTCaaatttccttccattttccctgGAGTTCTGTGTTTTCCAAGTGGCCATTTCCACAGCTTGAACACCCCTTCCCAACTCTCACGGAACAGGAGCGTTCCAGcacaggccagcccctccctctcagaACCCCAGAAACCCCGGGCTCTTACGTGCTTACTTTTCCAGCTATCTTCTTGAACTAGGCAGGCCGTGAAGCTCTAACGGTCTCAGAAACCCCCAAACGCCAGGCCCGACTCGTGGGAAGGTGTCGGCGGGTGGGTGACGCGCCCGGATGCCGAGCGTTTTCCCCAGCGGCGGTGGGGGGCTGGCCCACAATCCTTTGCGAGGGCGGGAAGTctggggggcaggctgggggtgtGGACGGCTGGTGAGGAGAGCCAAGAGACTTGCACCCTAACGGCACACTGGTTAGTCTTTCTATGGCTGTTTCCTGGACTTTCCATTCCAAACGTCCAGTTACCGGTCAGTGTACCCTCATTTTCCCACTGCTCCCATTCGGGGAGATCATTTCTATAAAATGACCCAGCCTTCCATGAGACAGGCCAGGGCGAAGGCGAGGAAATGTGTGCAGAGCCCACTGGGCCTGGCTGTCCACCCTACGGTCTAAATCCATTTTTAAGTCATAATATACGTCTGATTAGGAAACCACACACGAGATTTGGAGGAATCGCAGTGGAAATGCCGCGGATGCGAACGTTAGCACATCTTCACACGGCCGCGAAGGCCAGACCCGCAAGCGGCCAGGCCGCAGACCCGCCCCCTCCGCGCGTTGCGTGTGACGTCACACGCACGCCCGTCTCTGGGCGCGAGTTTCTGCGGTCCGAAGTATAGCCCCACCCTGCGCGCGCGGAGGGGCCGTGTTTTGAAATGCAGCGGGGTTTAGCGAGTTTTCCGCTGTCGCTGGCGGTGCGCGTGAAGCTGGTGACTGCGGGCTTCCAGACGGCTGAGGAGCTCCTGGAAGTGAAGCCTTCGGAGCTCAGCAAAGGTAACTGCTGAGGTGGCGACGCGCTGGCCGCTGTCGGAGCCGCCCGCGGCGGGGTGCTCCCGCCTGCAAGGCTGATGCAGCCCAGGCTCCGCCGCCACGTCTCTCCGCTCCTCATGGCCACGTTTAGGCCGAGAAACACTTTCTTGACTCCGCTTAACAGTTGTCTGAATGGTCACACGAATTGTGGCTGCTTTCTTTGTCTTAGCGCCTCCTGGATGAGTTGAGGATTCTCTCATGCGCAAAAGAATGCTTTTACTAGGATTTTGTGCAATATGCAGATGAGAGAGCCGGTCTCTTGTTTTGAAGAGGTTAAATGACTTTTCATAACTAGGTTAGGAACTAGTGGAGACAGAACGGGAAACTAGAAAGACTacctaatcctttttttttttttttttttgacaggcagagtggacagtgagagagagagaaaggtctcctttgccgttggttcacccttcaatggccgccacggccggcgcaccacgctgatccaaaagcaggagccaggtgcttctcctggtctgccatggggtgcaggacccaagcacttgggccatcctccactgcactcccggaccacagcagagagctggcctggaagaggggcagccgggacagaatccggcgcccggaccgggactagaatctggtgtgctggcgccgctaggcggaggattagcctgttgagctgcctGCCGGCCCAAGACTAGCTAATCTTATTCTCCGCTCCAAAATTCCAAGGATGAGAATTCTTTGAGACATGTAGGATTCGTGTAGGTAGAGCCACTGAGTGagaaaagaagtagaaagaagACACCCCTTGTGTAATTCACTGAAAAGACTAAAACCTTACATTCTGAGCGCCGTGGTTGCATGTATTGGAGGGAACCGCTGCATCCTGTAATGCTCTCGCTGTGCATATTGCAATATGGGGTGCCCAGACCTGCGCATCTCCATGGAAGAAGATGAAACAGACTTCAAGCTAATGCCCTTAACAGTGGGAGATAAGGTTTCAGTTTACCACTGAACAATAACTTGTAGACCCAACCTTAACTATTTAAGTAGTCATCCCACAGACTGTGTCCCCTAAAGTTTGATGGgctctttttctttcaataaatagGGTTTCcta contains:
- the LOC138843117 gene encoding DNA repair protein RAD51 homolog 3-like, giving the protein MTMLTEELSLNVAGREALTVSETPKRQARLVGRCRRVGDAPGCRAFSPAAVGGWPTILCEGGKSGGQAGGVDGWKPHTRFGGIAVEMPRMRTLAHLHTAAKARPPHPARAEGPCFEMQRGLASFPLSLAVRVKLVTAGFQTAEELLEVKPSELSKEVGISKEEALETLQIIRRECPTNKPRYAGTSESGKKCTALVLLEQEHTQSFIITFCSAVGNILGGGIPLMKTTEICGAPGVGKTQLW